In the Salvia splendens isolate huo1 chromosome 16, SspV2, whole genome shotgun sequence genome, ATCAACTCCATGCACCATTATGCACTCTAGCTACGTCTTAGCTCTTCCAGCCATAGTATAAATAAGTAGCTAGCTATTTCTCTTTAAATTGAATTCATAATTCTGATCAATAAAAATATCTTTTCCTCTCATCTCTTTATATCTTCTCTATATTGAGAATTGATTTGATATATGTTTAGTTTTACAatttctacatggtatcagtgAACATCTTTTAAATTCCGCATTCTATCTTTGTTTCTGTGATGGCTCGCGGCAATGGCGGCAACGCCGGTAACTCCGGCAACGCTGGAAGCAGCGGATCATCCAACCACTCTACTTTGGAGGACAATTCCAGTCCATATTACCTTCATCCAAGCGACAATCCTAGTTTGCAGCTTGTGCCTCAGGTTTTAACCGGATCAAACTACATCAattggagtagatctgtgaCTACAGCTCTTCTAGCTAAGAATAAACTACCTTTCGTCAATGGTACTCTTCTTCGACCGGATGATGATCATCTTCTCCTACCGGCATGGATTCGATGCAACAGCATGATAGTTTCATGGCTACGAAACTCGATTTCACCACAGATATGTTCCAGCATAATGTATCTGGAGAATGCCTATGAAATATGGCTGGATCTACGTGATCGCTTTTCTCAATCTGATTCTGCTAGATCCTATCAACTTCGACAGCAAATCATGAATCTCACACAAGGTCAGAATGATGTTagctcttattttactaatctGAGAATAGTCTGGGATGAATTTAAGCATTTCCAGCCGATTGCTTGGTGTACATGCTCCAATTGCCGTTGCAATAGCGCTCGGCGATGGCAGATTTCTCAAGAGGAGGATTGCACAATGCAATTCCTCATTGGCCTTAATCCAtctttttctcaaatccgatctACAATCCTCTCTATGGTACCTTTACCATCACTGTCAAAGGTCTTCTCCATGGTTGTGCAGAAAGAAAGACAACGAAATATTGATCAAGCCTATATTTctccttctcattcttcaagTGAACAATTGTTTGCTGCAAATGCAGCTTCCTCATCCTATGGCAGAGGCAGATTATGTACTCACTGTGGTAAAACAAATCACACTATTGATCGATGCTTTGTCCTACATGGTTTTCCACCTAGTTTTGGAAGAGGCAGAGGAAAACCTACATTTAGAGATTCTATGCAACCTAAATCAGTGAATTTGGTGGAGGATAACTTTGCTGATTATAGTGATAAACAATTCACTAACAATGCTACAAATTCCTCTGTTACAGCAGGTTCTATACATTCAACCATGGAGCAATGCCAACATCTCATGGCTTTACTGCAGTCTCAGCTTGGCATGTCTTCCTCTCCCCAATCCACTTCAGCTCCACCAGAAAACATCTCTGCCGCACTCATACATTCATCCACCTCATCACCTCAAGTTCCAACTTCACAATCACCTCACTTTGCTGGTACATTCTCTTTCACTCCCTTTGTAGCTAATGTTACTGCTCCTAATTCTTGGCTAATTGATACTGGTGCCACACACCATGTATGCTGCAATCTATCATTGTTTGATTCATCTTCCCCTGTTAATGAGACTTTTGTGAATTTGCCTAATGGTGAAACAGCCACTGTGACACACATAGGCACCATTAATCTCACTTCTTCAATAACTCTTTCCTCTGTCCTTTGTGTTCCTTCCTTCACTTTCAATCTTATCTCAGTCAGTTCCTTAACATCTTCTTTACCTTGTGTTGTGAATTTTACTCATGATTCACTCACAATTCAGGAAACTTCACAGGGGACTTTGATTGGGAAGGGTAAACGTGTTGGAAATCTTTACACACTCATTGTTGATTCTGGTATCATTCCTACTGTATCTGCTGTAAATGCCATTGTTTCTGTTGATACTTGGCATATGAGACTAGGCCATCCTTCCATAAATAAACTCAAATGTATTTCTGACATTTTGCATTTGCCAAATAAAAGCTTATCTGTTTGTGATATCTGCCCTATGGCCAAACAAAAACACCTCAGCTTTCAATCTTCCAACTCTATAGCAGATGCTCCTTTTGATTTGATACAttgtgatgtttggggtcctttTAATCCTTGCACATCACAGGGCTTTACATACTTCCTTACCATTGTTGATGATGCTTCCagatttgtttggattttcctcatgaaacacaaatctgatgTTAAAGACATTCTCATCCAATTCTTTAACACAGTCCACACTCAGTTCAATAAAAAGATCAAAATGATCAGAACCGATAATGCCCCAGAATTTCTTATACCCTCCATATACACTCCTTTTGGAACCATTCACCAACACTCTTGTGTGgaaactccacaacaaaatgCTAGAGTGGAGAGAAAACACCAACACCTTCTAAATGTTGCAAGAAGTCTTCTCTTTCAATCCCATTTACCTAACACTTTCTGGGGAGACTGCATTCTCACAGCAGCATACCTAATAAACCGAACTCCATCTTCTGTTTTACCTCATAACACTACACCATTTCATATCCTATACAATAAAGAACCTTCATATTCCCATTTGAAAGTGTTTGGCTGTTTGTGCTATGCTTCAACCCTTACTAGAGGCAGAGACAAGTTCTCACCAAGAGCTTCTAAGTGCATATTTTTGGGGTATCCACCTGGATATAAAGGGTACAAACTCCTTGAGATTGACAGCATGCAAGAAATCATTACTCGCAATGTTGTCTTTCATGAGGACATTTTTCCATACTCACACCTCACTACATCAAATTTCCCTGATTTCCCAACATCAGCCTCACACAATCTTTCAGCCGCACATAATAAAGAGCCTTCTTCATCCAATaatccatcttcttcttcagaaATTAACCAGCAATCAACCTCTTCCATCACCACCAGGGCTGGCAGAACAATTACACCACCAGCTCATCTAACTGATTACTTATGTAACTCAGTTTCTTCCACTACTCCATACCCAATTTCTTCCTACTTCACATTATCAAAACTATCCCCAGAATACCTTCGATATGTCATTCTGATGACTGCAGTGTTTGAGCCAGCCAGCTATGCTCAGGCAGCTCCTATTCCAGAATGGCATCTAGCTATTCAAGATGAACTAAATGCTCTCAAAAAGACAGAAACTTGGTTTATCACAGCTTTACCACCTGGGAAAGAACCTATTGATTGCAAATGGGTTTTCAAAGTGAAGTTTCATGCTGATGGAACAGTAGAACGATATAAGGCAAGGCTAGTTGCTAAAGGCTATACACAATTGGAAGGTGTAGACTTTCTAGACACCTTTTCTCCTGTAGCTAAACTCACTACTGTGAAGTTTATGCTAGCACTAGCAGCAATACATAATTGGGAACTCAGTCATCTTGATATAAACAATGCCTTTTTATATGGAGACCTAGAAGAGGAAATCTATATGAACATACCTCCTGGGCTGTCTGTTGAGGGGGTCGACTGTGAACCAGGAACTAGACTTGTTTGTAGACTCAAGAAATCTTTATATGGTCTTAAACAAGCTTCAAGGCAATGGTACTTAAAGCTATCTCAAGTATTGAGTGGATTTGGACTTCAACAGTCAGCCTCAGACCATTCATTCTTCTTCAAGAAAGATGGTGCAAGATTCTTTGGTATAGTGGTTTATGTAGATGACATATTAATAGCCACAGATGACAGAAAGGAGATTGATAACTTCAAAGAATTTTTAGCTCAATATTTCAAGTTCAAAGACTTGAGCATTCCTAAATATTTTCTGGGATTGGAAATTGCTAGAAGTAAAGATGGTATTCTTGTTTCTCAAAGAAAGTATGCCATGGATCTGTTGAGAGATGCTGGTCTTCTAGGCTGTAAGCCATCTTCAGTTCCTATGGATCCCTCAAAACAACTGGGACAAGATGCAGGAGAAACAATGAAAGAGTCTTCAAAATATAGAAGATTAATTGGGAGACTTCTATATTTGTGCATCACAAGACCAGACATAACCTTTGCTGTCCATAAACTCAGTCAATACGTATCTAAACCTTGTGAGGAACATTGGATAGCAGCTGAGAAAATATTGAGGTATGTGAAAGGAACACCGGGACATGGATTGTTCTATTCCAGGAAATCAGAATCTTCTTTGAGCATAttctcggatgctgattgggcagctTGTCCGGATACTAGGAGATCAATGACAGGGTATTGCCTATTTCTAGGAACTTCTTTGATATCATGGAGAGCTAAGAAGCAACACACTATATCAAGATCCTCAGCCGAAGCTGAATATAGAGCAATGGCTCAAGCTTGCTGTGAAGTAGTATGGGCTTCCACCATTTTGGCAGACTTCGGAGTCAAAATAAGTAAAGCTATCcctctgtattgtgacaacCAAGCTGCGGTTCATATCTGCTCCAACCCAGTCTTCCATGAACGAACAAAACATATTGAAATAGACTGCCATACAGTCAGAGAGAAGTACTTGGATGGGATTATTAAACCTATGCATATTCGAAACACTTTGCAGTTGGCTGACATATTTACCAAGCCTTTGGGAGTTGCTGCCTTCCAAGGAATGTTGGACAAGATGAACTTTAAAAGCCTATATTGTCCATCTTGAAGGGGGGTGTTGAAAGTGAAGAAATAAATAGCTGCATGAAAACAATGAAATGAAGAAGACTCGATGTTTTAGAGAAGAAGATCTTCAATGATGAGCTGGCAGTTAGTTAGTTGGTAGTTAGTTAAAAGAGAGTTAATCGTCTGTGATCAACTCCATGCACCATTATGCACTCTAGCTACGTCTTAGCTCTTCCAGCCATAGTATAAATAAGTAGCTAGCTATTTCTCTTTAAATTGAATTCATAATTCTGATCAATAAAAATATCTTTTCCTCTCATCTCTTTATATCTTCTCTATATTGAGAATTGATTTGATATATGTTTAGTTTTACAATTTCTACAGTAACAACAGTCCATCAAATCGGTTGACTTATTTAAGGGAAAAACTCTTGACTACTGATAAATATACCTACATTTGTATAATACGACTGAAAAAGACAGGATTAATGTGATTTATTAATAAATGATAAGTTTCCCCCCTAAAATCATGGTTTAGTCACGAATCACGATAGATGCATTCCAGCCAAATACATACATTTTTTTCTTCCAAATAATAGTCATAATTATTGCACTTATATCAATCATTACATTCTACTCCATCGTCTATAAAAAAGGgtgatcatttttattttatttttagtctatccaccaaaattagtctgtatctatttatgattttaaaaaaaatcactttaaCGAAATGAGTCATTTGTTTATTAGTCAATACTTCAACTTTTTTTCTTCATATCTTTCTCTTTACGAATTTTATAGGATTGTTTTCATTGAATAACAAAGTTCCACAAAATCTATGACCTTGGGTTTTGGatttggacttggacttggacttggacttgggcTTGGGTTACTACAAATTGTCCTTAATTATGTTTGAGATTTTGTCCAATAAAGAAATCAGCCCAAGTTTATAATATTATGTCAGTATAAGAAAGAAATCATCTACTCCAGTATTTCAAGTTAGAAGAGTAATCAAACCCAAGTATTCATTTGTAAAGACCTAATTAAATACATTGACACCAAAATAAAAGAACCCAAACTTTAATCCCACGCCCACCAAAATTCTTTATCCACATATATTTCTCGAATCAAGCCCAATGTAATAATAACACACTATAATTCAACaatttgaaaaattgaaaatcaagaagaagacGAACCAGTAACAGTGTATTTGGTGAGATCATCGTTGAAACCCAGCAATTCCTCCCAATTCatatcctcatcctcctcgtgTTTCTCCCTCAACACCTCCAAAATCCTCCTGCATTTCTCCCTCGCCACCTCGCTCTTCCCCCTCTTCTCCAGCccctccaccacctcctccgccCCGCACTCCTTCGCCAGCCCCTTGAACCTCAGCCCGCCGTAGCTCAGCCTGTACAGCGCCGCCAAGCAGCTCTCTTCCGATTCAAACTCCCAACACCTCAGCAGCCTCACGAAACACTCCACCGCCCCGCCGTCCAGCATTGCCGCCCTCCCCTCCGCGCTCGCCGCCAGATTGCACAGCACCAGCATCACCCGACCCGACATGTGACCCGATTTCACCATGCCCAGCAGTAACTGCACCGCGCCGAGCTTGATCATCTTCACGCGGTTGCTCTGCACCAAAAGGAGATGGTAAAGTGCCAGAGCCGAGTCGTGCCGAGTCCGCTCCGAGTCGGATCGGAGCGCGTGGAGAAGCGGCGGCAGCGCGCCGAGGACTCCGATCGCCGTCTTGTTCTGATCGTCGAGAGATAAGCTGAAAATCGCACCGGCGGCGTGGTCCTGCGCCTCAATGCATCCGCCTCTAAGGAGGTCGATTAGCGGCGGCACGATTCCTGATCGCACGATTTTCACCTTGTTTTGCTTTTCTAAGGAGAGATTCACCAACACTGCGGCGGCGTTCACCTGTAGATTTGAGTACCTTGAGATAATCAACGATTTGAGAGAGGATAGAATCCGAGGCGTGCAGAAGCAGGCGCGTGATTCTTCTCTGGTTCGCGTCAGTTTCCGGAGAGAAATCAGCGCCTCCTCCTGCTCATGGATTTCAGAGCTTTTCATCTTCCTACTATACAATTCCTCCTCTTCCAGCGAAATCGAACTCGATGTGATTTCGATGTCGCACGAAGAGGAGGAAGAGTAGCACGACGGCCGAGTAGTTAgaaggagaggaggaggagtcCGCGACGGCGCCGATCGCGGCGTGGCGGACTCCTCCGAGCTGCCAACGCTCGGCGTCCGATTAAACTCaaccggcggcggcggaggcggaggcatTAATTGACGGATGATTTTCTCGGCGGAGTGAAAGGCGAGGGGTTTCGGCGGGTCAAGGCGGTGGAGGAGGCACCAGTTGACGATCGTGGATTTGAGGGCGAGATTGGGGATGATAGCGGAGAAATCGGCGGCGGCGCCGGTGAGAGTGGGGTGGAAGGAGAGGGAGACGCAGGCGTGGACGCAGCTACGCTCGAATGTGTGGCCGGAGGCGACGATAACGGGATCCGCCATGAGATTTCCGGAGAGAGGGCAGAGGAACTCGGCCGGGAGTTGCTGCTTTAGCGGCGAGGGGGATTTGTGGAAAGAGATCTTCCAGCGCTGCTTGCCGCTCCCCATTGCTGCAGAAAAATGGCGCGAAAGGGTGGGAGATTAATGGAGAGAGAGATTAGGAAGAGGGATGAAGGAAAGTGGATGATAAAGTGAAGGTTGAGGTGCCATTTTCGGTAGCTCTCTCTGGTTTTAGCGAATTCTGGGTCTTCATTTCGCTTTTTAACAGTTTGACCAATCTTGAGTCTTTATTTGCAAGATTTCTACTCCTCGAGTGTCAGCAATTGTTAGCAATTATATactcttatttttttaaaaaaaattagtaaaatgccCCTCATCCAACATTAAAAATTTCACATATTACAAAATATAGAATATTAATTGTCATAAACGAAAATGAGATTACTTTTGGTTTGccgaataaaataaaaaaaatgagactgTTTTTCGTAGTAAATGAAGTAAATAAAAGTGGGACATAAAGTACCGgcattttatctatttttctttacattttttaagaTTTTGTGAGTATAGtagtgttatttttattgtacgAATTCTATATATTAATAGATGTTAGTAGGGTTTTATGATATTAAATGTCGCTGATTATATTAAAAGGGATTAACTTGTCATGCTTTGTCATGACTAGTATCTGAAAAAAGAGCTACCAACCAATTCCAACAAACAAGGTGGTAGGTTTTTGATTGCTACTATGATTTTCTAGTATTTTGACTTATTATAGCAATATTTGAGAAATTTGGCAGCAATAAACtgaataatttatataaatagtgGAGTAGCAAAAGGTAAAGCTTTCCCATAATTTTCGTCGCATAATTTACATGAAAAGCATGCACACTCGTGtatctttaattaattcatttcataTTATACTATAGTAGCATTATCGGTTTTCAACTTAATTGGTAAGTTACCAATTTCCATAACTTTATTGCAAGTCTTCACCTATCTCAGTCGTGTAGTTCTAGGCTGGACATCACTACCTCACTAagtttccttttcttttgtccATCACTATTTTATTGGCTACAAAGTgtttccaatttttattttcgtttCCCATTTAATAATTTAGCTTGTATTTATTGATAGAGATTTTTTTATCCTTTTGCTTTTTGTTGTTTATTAGGAAGAGCATATACTTTCTATGAGGGAGGGAAAGCAAATAATTATTAAGGAAATTGAAAGCATAGTGGAAAGTTTAGGGGTTTATTAGACAAAATAGTTAATGCATGTTTCGAACATTATTGGAAGGATTTAGGTATTTTGCAAAGATGTTAATAATAAGCATATATTGTAATGAAATCTAGCTCTAAGTCTCTAAACTGATATATTAAAAGACTTTCTTTATCAAGAAGTTTTGGTCTTAATGTAGTGGTTTCGCTTGCATGCCTGCGATGTACTGGTATTTCTCATCTTGTATATGGTGATATAATTGTTTCACTAATTACATGTAATTTCGACATGTAGTTTAATGTAACGCAAGTACTCTACCCAAATTTTGCCAACATAGAAAGCTTTGGTAGAATTCGAACTTATTATTTTGGCTATAAGCTATGATCACAAGGCCACAACTCACAAGAGGGAGATTTATTGTTATTATACATGTGATCACGCCTCAGTCTATTGTAGTATTATGGATGGACTCAATATGAGATTTGAAATATAATTATTGCTTAGAAACGAACGGTAAGGACTTGTTCTCCAAAGTGGTTGTTGACTTATTTTGCATATATTGACAAAAGAACCTCGAAATCAAAATacattaggccatccgcaatggggcggacgatggcacgcccgatggcgcgcatcgtccgcgcccgccatcgtccgccccattgcgggtgcgtgacataggccgcggacgatcgtcgcgccctatactaagggcgcggagtatagcgcggacgatgcccatcgtccgaggcctacgcggacgatggccgcggacgataggccatcgtccgcgccatcgttcgacccactgtgggctacgcggacgatcgacgtggacgatgacacgcggtttcgtttttttataaatagagttcatttgtaatttcatttcacgatttcactttcgaaacttattacatttacataattactacgaaatggattcaagtcccaatagtcctatgtttagcagagaggcgcgttggccgggtacagaacccggcgaatatcgttcgttcgacgccgacacccagtacgatcccgatttcagtacgaaatcgtacgggttgtctgacatggagccgtctccaaaccgaccaaGCGCTCCCTCCCGCCGTgacgccgcagcggccgatcccgaactcgccgcgaccgcttccgccccagccaaaaagaagcggaaccggcagcagGCGCATAAATTGCCGCCTCCCggaaattgcgatgagtacgcccccggccgtacgaactacaccgacgacgaaaccctcattttggcccgatgttgggtagatatatcggaagacccagttttcgcgaacaaccagaggcaggtcgcgtactgggaggagcgcatcgccgacctCTCTAatgaggccaagccgccgaccgcgtacaaacgcaaacgtgagcaactccgcaagcactgggatcaagtgaagaagcaagtgaacttgtacgcggcggagttcgagaagttcacgctggcacaggggagcggcgagagcttgagcgacgtgcgcgctaaagcgctgttgtcgtaccggtcgatgtacggcgacttcaagcacgaggccatctgggcgctcttgagggacaagtaGAAGTTCAAAGGTGGAATtttgcacactggtgcgccgaagaggacaaagaccaccgaagctggtgattacacgagcagcggcagcggcaatcacctggctgacctcaaccggacgtacgtggatgaagggagttccggcacaccggtgtcctcccggcgtcctcccggcgtcaaggctgcgaaggccaaggggaaggcggcggcgacctcatcctcgactGCTGCAAACCAATCTCCGTTCCCGGAaacgctcccgacccagacggccaccgcgtttgagtcgttggcaacaacgtcgatggcgaggacgttattgcagacgcacaaggccatCAAGAAGTGTatcgaccccgacgaagccgaatatctccgggcgttaatcgatgagctgcgtcggaagttgggaattgcaccgacttagttgttttttttttgtaagttgaatgatgtaacttttttttattaatgcgtcgccatttgttatttagacgttttttatttactcgttacttgttatttgaaaacatttaaattaattaaacaaaacaataaaatgatgatgtggcgcatCTTAGGGTGCCCCACTGTAGGTGGGgggaaggaggataaaactgatgacgtggcgcgccatagggcgcccacTGATGcccttagaaaataaaatataagagatCCGAATGTACCATGAATTATGGTATGCTATATAAAGAGAGATAAAAGGGAAATAAGTTGGCATTAATAATCTATGGAAATGAAGATTTTGGTGTGTGAACGTGGGCCATTCTCGACAATAAAGTTAAAACATTAATAGGGATTTATGCTTTTCTAAactttataataaaagtgatatTCCTCTTCTTTACAAATTGTCACTCCCTTTTTTCCGCTTTGATGCTGATATATTGatttgtaattaattatttaacacCAATTATTTGTGGTAAGTGGTGACACCAATGTAGTGGGGtcagatttttttaataattattagaCTTTTACACAGATCTCTAATTCGTGATTACCTTTGTTAATCCCTTGAATTTTACGGCACGTTTTGACatggattattttattattgattgATATTTCGACAAGATTAATGGTTTTTGACATGCTTAAATGATTTCTATATTGTTAATATATACGCATGTTGaagtaaaaatacaaataaaagtaaaaaggtAATTAGCTTCATGACCCATATAAAAACTACTAATTAAATTGGTACTAATAAATTCCTTTGTTTAGAAACATGCGAACTATTGCTTTATAATCCTTCGATATTGGACTCATTTGAATCCCCT is a window encoding:
- the LOC121772463 gene encoding U-box domain-containing protein 40-like, whose translation is MGSGKQRWKISFHKSPSPLKQQLPAEFLCPLSGNLMADPVIVASGHTFERSCVHACVSLSFHPTLTGAAADFSAIIPNLALKSTIVNWCLLHRLDPPKPLAFHSAEKIIRQLMPPPPPPPVEFNRTPSVGSSEESATPRSAPSRTPPPLLLTTRPSCYSSSSSCDIEITSSSISLEEEELYSRKMKSSEIHEQEEALISLRKLTRTREESRACFCTPRILSSLKSLIISRYSNLQVNAAAVLVNLSLEKQNKVKIVRSGIVPPLIDLLRGGCIEAQDHAAGAIFSLSLDDQNKTAIGVLGALPPLLHALRSDSERTRHDSALALYHLLLVQSNRVKMIKLGAVQLLLGMVKSGHMSGRVMLVLCNLAASAEGRAAMLDGGAVECFVRLLRCWEFESEESCLAALYRLSYGGLRFKGLAKECGAEEVVEGLEKRGKSEVAREKCRRILEVLREKHEEDEDMNWEELLGFNDDLTKYTVTGSSSS